In uncultured Draconibacterium sp., one genomic interval encodes:
- the pyrI gene encoding aspartate carbamoyltransferase regulatory subunit, whose amino-acid sequence MEKNDAKKKLKLKVSAIKDGTVIDHIPAKSLFEVISILGLDTIVNQITFGTNLESGKLGAKAIIKVSDKFFENDEINKIALIAPHAKLNIIRDYEVAEKKIVEIPQKITGIVKCFNPKCITNHEKITTSFRVINTNPIALKCKYCEKITSEDEIKML is encoded by the coding sequence ATGGAAAAGAATGACGCAAAAAAGAAGCTAAAATTAAAAGTTAGTGCCATTAAAGACGGAACAGTGATCGACCATATTCCGGCAAAAAGTTTATTTGAGGTAATTTCAATATTGGGACTTGATACGATCGTAAACCAGATTACTTTCGGAACCAATCTCGAAAGTGGAAAACTGGGGGCAAAAGCCATTATTAAAGTTTCGGATAAGTTCTTTGAAAACGATGAGATCAACAAAATAGCATTAATTGCACCACACGCCAAACTCAATATCATCAGAGATTACGAGGTGGCCGAAAAGAAAATTGTTGAGATTCCACAAAAGATTACAGGGATTGTAAAATGCTTTAATCCGAAGTGTATTACCAACCACGAAAAGATAACTACCTCGTTTAGAGTAATTAATACAAACCCGATTGCTTTAAAATGTAAATACTGCGAAAAAATTACATCAGAAGACGAAATAAAAATGTTGTAA
- the pyrB gene encoding aspartate carbamoyltransferase has translation MKKDLISITDFSKEEYLRIMELAADFEANPNQELLKGKVVASLFFEPSTRTRLSFETAINRLGGRIVGFADPDSSSATKGETLHDTIRMVSNYADLIVMRHPLEGAARYAAEVSSVPIINAGDGANQHPTQTLLDMYSILKTQGTLDNLNLFMVGDLKFGRTVHSLLQAMSEFENPIFNFIAPESLQMPRGYKHHLEERGIRYFEHEEFTDIISEADIIYMTRVQKERFSDPIEYEKVKDVYILNKAMLENTKPNVRVLHPLPRVNEIATDVDSSEKAYYFDQALNGVFTREAIISHVMNLK, from the coding sequence ATGAAGAAGGATTTAATTTCAATCACAGATTTCTCGAAAGAAGAATATCTGAGAATTATGGAACTGGCTGCGGATTTTGAAGCAAATCCAAACCAGGAACTGTTGAAAGGGAAAGTTGTTGCCTCCCTTTTTTTTGAGCCATCAACACGCACACGCTTAAGTTTCGAAACGGCCATTAATCGTTTGGGGGGACGAATTGTTGGTTTTGCCGATCCTGACAGCTCGAGTGCAACAAAAGGAGAAACACTGCATGACACCATCAGAATGGTAAGCAACTATGCCGACCTTATTGTTATGCGTCACCCGCTGGAAGGTGCAGCACGTTATGCCGCTGAAGTTTCGAGTGTGCCCATTATTAATGCAGGCGACGGTGCCAACCAGCACCCAACACAAACCCTGCTCGACATGTATTCGATATTAAAAACACAGGGAACGCTTGATAACCTGAACCTGTTTATGGTTGGCGACCTGAAATTTGGAAGAACAGTACATTCGCTGCTACAGGCAATGTCCGAATTCGAGAATCCGATTTTTAACTTCATTGCACCCGAAAGTCTGCAAATGCCACGCGGCTATAAACACCATTTGGAAGAAAGAGGCATTCGTTATTTTGAGCACGAAGAGTTTACAGATATAATTTCGGAAGCCGATATTATTTACATGACACGTGTTCAGAAGGAACGATTTTCAGACCCGATAGAGTACGAAAAAGTAAAAGATGTTTATATTTTAAATAAAGCGATGCTGGAAAATACCAAACCAAATGTCCGGGTATTGCATCCGCTGCCACGCGTTAACGAAATTGCCACCGATGTTGACAGCAGCGAAAAAGCTTACTATTTCGATCAGGCGCTGAATGGTGTTTTCACCCGCGAAGCGATTATCTCACATGTAATGAACCTTAAATAA
- a CDS encoding YigZ family protein — MDDQYKTIETPSTGYFKDKGSKFYSYAYPLKDEEEVKDLVAALKKEHHSARHHCYAWRLGTEEIRTRANDDGEPSSTAGKPILGQLQSYEVTNILVVVVRYFGGTLLGVSGLINAYREATVEALNNAEIISKLIEIQYELKFEYAMLNTVMNKLKQDNYDIVTTDFQESCRLNFKTRKSEDERAFQSFSEIYGVEIKRLD; from the coding sequence ATGGACGATCAATATAAAACCATAGAAACACCAAGTACCGGCTACTTTAAAGACAAAGGCAGCAAATTTTACTCGTATGCCTACCCCTTAAAAGATGAAGAGGAAGTAAAAGATTTGGTTGCCGCATTAAAAAAAGAACATCATAGTGCACGCCATCACTGTTATGCCTGGCGACTGGGCACCGAAGAAATTCGTACGCGTGCCAACGACGATGGCGAACCTTCATCAACGGCAGGGAAACCCATTTTAGGGCAATTGCAAAGCTACGAAGTAACCAATATTCTGGTGGTGGTAGTTCGATATTTTGGCGGCACACTGCTTGGCGTTAGCGGCCTTATTAATGCCTATCGGGAGGCTACGGTTGAAGCACTGAACAATGCCGAAATTATATCAAAACTTATTGAAATTCAGTATGAACTAAAATTTGAATATGCCATGCTGAATACCGTAATGAATAAGCTAAAACAGGATAATTACGATATTGTAACAACTGATTTTCAGGAAAGCTGCCGGCTGAATTTTAAAACACGAAAATCAGAGGATGAAAGGGCTTTCCAATCGTTTAGCGAGATCTACGGGGTAGAAATAAAAAGGCTGGATTAG
- the dnaA gene encoding chromosomal replication initiator protein DnaA translates to MNNEYRSAWEKCLNVIKDNVPSSSFKTWFEPIEPVKLENKVLTIQVPSAFFYEYLEEQFIDILRKTLRMVLGNGAKLEYNVVLSNKNSNEPYTVSYPTNNNNKIQNKPLTVPLKAEEKATIKNPFIIPGIQKLQIDPQLKPDNTFENFVEGDCNRLARSAGFAVAQNPGGTAFNPLMIYGNSGLGKTHLSQAIGIQVKENFPDKVVLYVNANKFQTQFTEATRNNNRNDFLHFYQMVDVLILDDVHEFAGKEKTQETFFHIFNHLHQMGKQLILTSDKPPIELKGMEQRLLSRFKWGLTADLQTPDFETRMEILRRKIYKDGITLSDEVLEYIASHVTNNVRELEGALVSLLAQSMLNKREITLELAAKLINKLVKNSKRELSIEYISKVVCDYFSMPVDALQTKTRKREIVQARQIAMYFSKSLTKYSLASIGAQIGSKDHATVLHACKTVNNLKDTDKNFRQFVEDIEKKLKM, encoded by the coding sequence ATGAACAACGAATACAGATCTGCATGGGAGAAATGCCTTAACGTTATTAAAGATAACGTTCCTAGCAGCAGTTTTAAGACTTGGTTTGAACCAATCGAGCCCGTTAAATTGGAGAATAAAGTATTAACAATTCAGGTACCAAGTGCCTTTTTCTACGAGTATCTTGAAGAACAGTTTATCGACATTCTTCGCAAGACACTTCGTATGGTTTTGGGTAACGGAGCCAAATTGGAATATAACGTTGTTTTAAGCAATAAAAACAGTAATGAACCGTATACTGTTAGTTATCCTACGAATAACAATAACAAAATTCAAAATAAACCACTTACTGTGCCATTAAAAGCGGAGGAAAAAGCAACAATAAAAAATCCATTTATAATTCCGGGGATCCAGAAATTACAGATCGACCCGCAATTAAAACCGGACAATACTTTCGAAAATTTTGTTGAAGGTGATTGTAACCGACTGGCCCGCAGTGCAGGTTTTGCCGTTGCACAAAATCCGGGAGGAACAGCTTTTAATCCCTTAATGATTTACGGTAACTCAGGTTTGGGGAAAACTCACTTGTCGCAGGCTATTGGTATCCAGGTAAAAGAAAATTTCCCCGACAAAGTGGTTTTGTATGTAAACGCAAATAAATTTCAAACGCAATTTACTGAGGCAACGCGTAATAATAACCGTAACGACTTTTTACATTTCTACCAAATGGTTGATGTGTTGATTCTTGACGATGTGCACGAGTTTGCAGGAAAAGAAAAAACACAGGAGACATTCTTCCACATTTTCAACCACTTGCACCAAATGGGTAAGCAGCTGATTTTAACATCAGATAAACCGCCTATTGAATTGAAAGGAATGGAACAAAGACTCTTGTCGCGTTTTAAGTGGGGACTGACTGCCGATTTGCAAACACCCGACTTTGAAACAAGAATGGAGATTCTGCGTCGTAAAATTTATAAAGACGGCATTACACTTTCGGATGAAGTATTGGAATACATTGCTTCGCACGTAACCAATAATGTTCGCGAGCTGGAAGGTGCATTGGTTTCATTGCTGGCACAGTCGATGTTGAACAAGCGCGAAATTACGCTTGAACTGGCTGCCAAGTTGATTAACAAACTGGTTAAAAACTCGAAACGAGAGCTTTCTATCGAGTACATCTCGAAAGTAGTTTGTGATTATTTCAGCATGCCGGTTGATGCACTGCAAACCAAAACGAGGAAACGCGAAATCGTTCAGGCACGGCAAATAGCCATGTATTTCTCGAAAAGTTTAACGAAATACTCACTGGCAAGTATCGGGGCACAAATTGGCAGTAAAGACCACGCCACGGTTCTCCACGCCTGCAAAACCGTAAACAACCTGAAGGATACCGACAAGAATTTCCGACAGTTTGTCGAGGATATAGAAAAGAAACTAAAAATGTAA
- a CDS encoding MlaD family protein, with protein sequence MKNAKYTKLGILIVFSFAVLIWGLSYLKGKDIFKQNDYYHVYYNRIDGLVKSNDVTINGFKIGQVTDLKFAPDNTGRLIVTFAVNSSFKIPVNSTARIISSDIMGTRSIEILYSGESEMYKPNDTIPGSIEAGLKDQVSMQVLPLKNKAEELLSTVDSAITVLTIIFNEDARENLTTSFARINQTVENIEATTADLQEIMASEKGNVKNIVSNIEELTATFKNNAAEFESTIQNLNRFSDTLANVSVTPVLNNLANASAEIENILEKLNSDDNSAGLLLNDDELYQSINTLSENMGFLIGDIQQNPKRYLQVSAFDFGKEVYINTKDDAATKDIIFKVHLLSTKTQLGTDAEVFEEIDDVEEYATGNVYNYLTGATSKYSEIEEIYQNLRFQFPESSIVAFKNGRLIKLQKALKQIQ encoded by the coding sequence ATGAAGAATGCAAAATACACAAAACTTGGAATTTTAATCGTCTTTTCATTTGCCGTACTTATCTGGGGTTTAAGTTATCTGAAAGGGAAAGATATATTTAAACAAAACGACTATTACCATGTGTATTATAACCGAATTGACGGGCTTGTTAAATCCAACGATGTAACAATCAACGGCTTCAAGATCGGCCAGGTTACCGATTTAAAATTTGCTCCCGATAACACCGGGCGGCTTATTGTAACATTTGCTGTTAATTCATCATTCAAAATTCCGGTAAATTCTACCGCTCGTATTATCAGCAGCGATATTATGGGAACACGTTCGATAGAAATTTTATACAGTGGAGAAAGCGAGATGTATAAACCGAACGATACCATTCCCGGCTCAATTGAAGCCGGACTGAAAGACCAGGTGAGTATGCAGGTACTTCCGCTAAAAAACAAAGCAGAGGAATTGCTTAGCACTGTTGATTCAGCCATTACCGTGCTTACCATTATTTTCAATGAAGATGCACGCGAAAACCTCACAACCAGTTTTGCAAGAATAAATCAAACGGTTGAAAACATAGAAGCAACAACTGCCGATCTCCAGGAAATAATGGCCTCGGAAAAAGGGAATGTAAAAAATATTGTTTCGAATATTGAAGAACTAACCGCAACCTTTAAAAACAATGCAGCCGAATTTGAATCAACCATTCAAAACCTGAATCGTTTTTCGGATACGCTGGCCAATGTTTCGGTTACACCTGTTTTAAATAATCTGGCCAATGCATCGGCCGAAATAGAAAATATACTGGAAAAACTGAACAGTGATGACAACTCTGCCGGCTTGTTGCTTAACGACGATGAATTATACCAGTCGATAAATACACTTTCGGAAAATATGGGTTTCCTGATTGGCGATATTCAGCAAAATCCTAAACGTTACCTTCAGGTTTCGGCATTCGATTTTGGCAAGGAAGTATATATTAATACCAAAGACGATGCTGCTACAAAAGATATTATCTTCAAAGTTCACCTGCTTTCAACCAAAACACAATTGGGTACCGATGCCGAAGTTTTTGAAGAAATAGATGATGTGGAAGAATACGCAACAGGGAATGTTTATAACTATTTAACCGGTGCAACAAGTAAGTACAGCGAGATAGAAGAAATCTATCAGAATTTACGTTTTCAATTTCCGGAATCGAGTATCGTTGCCTTTAAAAATGGCCGGCTTATCAAGCTTCAAAAGGCTCTTAAGCAAATACAGTAA
- a CDS encoding N-acetylmuramoyl-L-alanine amidase, whose protein sequence is MTQQGLKLLLFICSICFAVQSFAANLFSAENQKEGISVVVIDPGHGGRDLGASFGNAVEKNIVLDIALKLGTTIKENYPDVKVVYTRTTDVFIPLYKRAEIANKNEADLFISIHVNAVGARSVQGTETFVLGLHRNDDNLEVAKKENAVILLEDDYNTTYEGFDPNLPESYIMFETMQEEFQGQSVMLASSIQNEFRDYAKRLDRSVKMAGFLVLRETTMPSVLIEAGFISHNGERQYLTSEAGRTRLAYAIFRAFREYKSDIEQRSSFHLVTENESQPEIDISENSSSVPSELPLAQAGNKAPRQKTDEVFYSVQIMALTKKLETTPANFKGEQNIFLLEGQNLNRYFSGRFKSIEEAGVEQRRISSKYPNAFVVAFKNNKLISLKKVTGH, encoded by the coding sequence ATGACACAACAAGGTTTAAAGTTACTTCTGTTCATTTGCAGCATTTGTTTTGCCGTACAATCTTTTGCCGCAAATCTTTTTTCGGCTGAAAACCAAAAAGAAGGCATTTCTGTTGTGGTTATCGACCCGGGACATGGCGGCAGAGACCTTGGCGCATCGTTTGGCAACGCCGTTGAAAAAAACATCGTGCTTGATATTGCCTTAAAACTCGGAACAACAATAAAAGAAAACTACCCCGATGTAAAAGTGGTTTACACGCGCACCACCGATGTTTTTATACCCTTATATAAAAGGGCCGAAATTGCCAATAAAAACGAAGCCGATCTTTTTATATCAATCCATGTAAATGCTGTTGGCGCCCGAAGTGTGCAGGGAACCGAAACTTTTGTTCTGGGGCTTCACCGAAACGACGATAACCTGGAAGTGGCCAAAAAGGAAAATGCCGTAATTCTCTTAGAGGATGATTACAATACCACTTACGAAGGTTTTGACCCGAATTTGCCCGAGTCCTACATCATGTTTGAAACCATGCAGGAAGAGTTCCAGGGACAAAGTGTTATGCTGGCATCAAGTATTCAGAACGAATTTCGCGATTATGCCAAACGGCTCGACCGTAGTGTAAAAATGGCCGGGTTTCTGGTTTTACGCGAAACAACCATGCCCAGCGTTTTAATTGAAGCGGGTTTTATAAGCCATAACGGCGAGCGGCAGTACCTTACCAGCGAAGCCGGCAGAACCCGACTGGCTTATGCTATTTTCAGAGCTTTCCGCGAATATAAATCAGATATTGAACAACGTAGCAGTTTTCACCTCGTAACCGAAAACGAATCTCAGCCAGAAATCGATATCTCGGAAAATAGCAGCTCAGTTCCATCGGAATTACCGCTGGCACAAGCCGGGAATAAGGCACCTCGTCAAAAGACGGATGAAGTATTTTATTCGGTACAGATAATGGCCTTAACCAAAAAACTGGAAACCACGCCGGCCAATTTTAAGGGAGAACAAAATATCTTTCTTTTAGAAGGGCAAAACCTCAACCGCTACTTTTCAGGCCGGTTCAAATCAATTGAAGAAGCCGGGGTAGAGCAACGAAGAATAAGCTCGAAATACCCCAACGCCTTTGTGGTTGCTTTCAAAAATAATAAGTTAATTTCTTTAAAAAAGGTGACCGGGCATTGA
- a CDS encoding putative LPS assembly protein LptD, giving the protein MYKIIITYLFLVAPFLILAQEPTISVAPQQQVPDSILSEYISAQDTILMDTTGIDTMGMVKEEKPVIDAPIDYAAADSMIVSLDGQKVYLYNQAKVTYQNIELEAYYIELDLETKEIYAEGVLDSVGEMTQKPLFRQGSEEYESETMRYNFETEKAFITKVVSAQGEGFIHSDRTKKIGEEVFITKDAKYTTCDADHPHFYLHLTKAKVISNKKIITGPAYMVLEDFPLYFPIIPFGYFPNSPTYSSGILIPKYGEERNRGFFLRDGGYYWAASEYFDLAVQGDIYSRGSWGTRIKTNYKKRYKFGGNFGFEYAKNKYGEQGLDNYSVGTQYKILWSHSQDSKANPNQTFSASVNVSSSGYDKQNAYNMNDYLTTTKSSSISYSRKFENTPFNLSMNLRHSQNTKDSTMSLSLPEMTFNMAKIYPFRKKNRSGSVKFYEKFGINYTANFRNSINAKESEILSSSFATDWKNGIRHNLPISFPSFTLLNHINFSPGISYNEKWYFKKYNYNYVEGSDFPDNPSGIPDNVRIDTITGLNRVYDYAYSISASTNIYGMYIPRNPNSKIKGIRHKMSPTVSFSYRPDFGKDHYGYWQEVQVDDEGNTRYFDTNLGGIYGGSPGRGESGSINFSLNNNLEMKKLDVRDSTKTDEEQKYKKVKIIDNLSISSSYDLIRDSLNLAPFSIRARTTVAGVSINMGTTLDPYMVDENYRRIHKYTWNERSGIGKLGRVTRANLSFGMNFNSKNKKKDENNEGNDQEETPGPTEDVLPPIFDDYLDFSMPWDFGFDYSLNYTGATSASNPNGRVTQTLGLRGNISITDKWQMSAMTNFDIQEGEFALTSFRLNRDLHCWNMSFNFVPFGYRKSYSFTISASSSMLQDLKIQKQQSHYDNFNF; this is encoded by the coding sequence TTGTATAAAATAATCATCACATATTTATTCCTGGTAGCTCCATTTTTGATTTTAGCTCAGGAACCAACCATTAGTGTGGCTCCACAGCAACAGGTTCCTGATTCTATATTATCAGAGTATATCAGTGCACAGGATACCATTTTAATGGATACTACCGGTATTGATACAATGGGAATGGTAAAGGAAGAAAAGCCGGTTATTGATGCGCCCATTGATTATGCCGCCGCCGATTCGATGATTGTTTCGCTCGACGGCCAAAAGGTGTATTTATATAACCAGGCAAAAGTTACTTACCAAAATATTGAACTGGAGGCCTATTATATTGAGCTGGATTTGGAAACCAAGGAAATTTATGCCGAGGGAGTTCTGGATTCGGTGGGAGAGATGACGCAAAAACCGTTGTTCCGGCAAGGTTCAGAAGAGTACGAGTCGGAAACGATGCGTTATAACTTCGAAACGGAAAAGGCTTTTATTACCAAAGTTGTCTCGGCACAGGGCGAAGGTTTTATTCACAGCGACCGTACCAAAAAGATTGGCGAAGAAGTATTTATTACCAAAGATGCCAAATATACCACCTGCGATGCCGATCATCCGCACTTTTATTTACACCTGACAAAAGCAAAGGTTATATCGAACAAAAAGATAATTACCGGGCCGGCCTACATGGTTTTAGAGGATTTCCCGTTATATTTTCCTATTATTCCGTTTGGATATTTCCCCAATTCGCCAACCTACTCGTCGGGAATTTTAATTCCGAAGTATGGTGAGGAGCGAAACCGTGGATTCTTTCTGCGCGACGGAGGGTATTACTGGGCTGCAAGCGAATATTTCGATTTGGCTGTGCAGGGCGATATTTATTCGCGTGGTTCGTGGGGTACACGTATAAAAACAAATTATAAGAAAAGGTATAAGTTTGGTGGTAACTTCGGTTTCGAATATGCCAAAAACAAATACGGAGAACAAGGTTTGGATAATTACTCGGTAGGCACACAATATAAAATTTTGTGGTCGCACTCGCAGGATTCAAAAGCCAACCCGAACCAAACATTCTCGGCAAGTGTGAACGTTTCGTCGAGCGGCTACGATAAGCAGAATGCGTATAATATGAATGATTACCTGACGACAACAAAATCGTCGAGTATTTCATATTCACGAAAATTTGAGAATACACCCTTTAATTTATCGATGAACCTGCGTCATTCGCAAAACACCAAGGACAGCACCATGTCGTTGTCGTTGCCTGAAATGACCTTTAACATGGCAAAAATCTATCCGTTCAGGAAAAAGAACCGAAGCGGATCGGTTAAGTTCTACGAAAAATTTGGTATTAACTATACCGCCAACTTCAGAAACTCGATTAATGCCAAAGAAAGCGAAATACTTAGCAGTTCGTTTGCTACCGACTGGAAAAACGGTATTCGCCACAATCTGCCCATTTCGTTCCCGAGTTTTACGTTGTTAAACCACATCAATTTTAGCCCGGGCATTAGCTACAACGAAAAATGGTACTTCAAAAAATACAACTATAACTATGTTGAAGGGAGCGACTTTCCAGACAATCCTTCAGGCATTCCCGATAACGTTCGGATTGATACGATTACCGGCTTAAACCGTGTTTATGATTATGCCTATAGTATAAGTGCATCGACCAATATATATGGTATGTACATCCCGCGAAATCCGAACTCTAAAATTAAAGGGATTCGCCACAAGATGTCGCCAACGGTATCGTTTAGTTACCGACCCGATTTTGGTAAGGACCATTACGGATACTGGCAGGAGGTACAGGTTGATGATGAAGGAAATACCCGCTATTTCGATACCAACTTAGGTGGTATTTATGGTGGCTCGCCCGGAAGAGGAGAATCGGGATCGATTAATTTCTCGCTGAACAACAACCTCGAAATGAAAAAGCTCGATGTGCGCGATTCAACCAAAACCGACGAAGAACAGAAATACAAGAAGGTAAAAATTATTGATAACCTGAGTATTTCTTCATCGTATGACCTGATTCGCGACTCATTAAATTTAGCTCCGTTTTCTATTCGGGCTCGTACTACTGTGGCAGGTGTTAGTATTAATATGGGCACCACGCTCGATCCGTATATGGTGGATGAGAACTACCGTAGGATACATAAATACACTTGGAACGAACGTAGTGGTATTGGAAAACTGGGACGTGTAACCCGGGCCAATCTTTCGTTCGGAATGAATTTTAACTCGAAAAACAAGAAAAAGGACGAGAATAACGAAGGGAACGACCAGGAAGAAACTCCCGGGCCTACAGAAGACGTGCTTCCACCTATTTTTGATGATTATCTGGATTTTAGTATGCCCTGGGATTTTGGTTTTGATTACAGTTTGAACTATACCGGTGCAACCAGCGCCAGTAATCCGAATGGGCGGGTAACCCAAACTTTAGGTTTGCGTGGAAATATTAGTATTACAGATAAGTGGCAAATGAGCGCCATGACTAACTTCGATATTCAGGAAGGTGAGTTTGCATTAACCTCGTTCCGCCTAAACCGCGACCTGCACTGCTGGAATATGTCGTTTAACTTTGTGCCTTTTGGCTACCGCAAAAGTTACAGCTTTACCATTAGTGCATCTTCGTCGATGCTGCAGGATCTGAAAATCCAGAAACAGCAAAGTCACTACGATAACTTTAATTTCTAG
- a CDS encoding RidA family protein — translation MKRIIATEKAPAAIGPYSQAVEVDGTLYISGQVPLDPATMKVVEGGITEQTEQVMKNIGEILAEAGYSFSDVVKSTCLLSDMANFKAMNEVYGKYYSETPPARAAFAVKELPLGVMVEIETIAVK, via the coding sequence ATGAAACGTATTATAGCTACAGAAAAAGCACCTGCTGCAATTGGTCCATACAGCCAGGCTGTTGAAGTTGACGGAACACTTTATATTTCAGGGCAGGTACCACTCGATCCGGCAACCATGAAAGTTGTTGAAGGCGGAATTACTGAACAAACCGAGCAGGTAATGAAAAATATTGGCGAGATATTAGCCGAGGCCGGTTATTCGTTTTCCGATGTGGTAAAATCGACTTGCCTGTTAAGCGACATGGCCAATTTTAAAGCCATGAACGAAGTATACGGTAAATATTACAGCGAGACTCCACCGGCAAGAGCCGCTTTTGCAGTAAAGGAACTGCCGCTGGGTGTGATGGTTGAAATTGAAACGATTGCTGTAAAATAA
- a CDS encoding GNAT family N-acetyltransferase — MNKAVRLEILEEKDLSLIKDIYNYYIANSTATFHTGSVNETDLKGILPIGESRFRSFLIYFDNEVAGYCYLGRYKPRAAYDRTAEVTIYLKPEYFGKGIGKEVMFQMEQKAREVGIVVLMGIITAENEASVKLFERLEYEKCGHFKQVGEKFGRILDVVAYQKLLA, encoded by the coding sequence ATGAATAAAGCGGTTCGCCTCGAAATATTGGAGGAGAAAGACTTAAGTCTGATTAAAGACATTTACAATTATTACATTGCTAATTCAACAGCTACTTTTCATACAGGTTCGGTAAACGAGACTGACTTGAAGGGCATTTTACCCATTGGCGAAAGTCGTTTCCGATCGTTTCTGATATACTTTGATAACGAAGTAGCCGGGTATTGTTACCTGGGGCGCTATAAACCGCGTGCTGCCTACGACCGCACTGCCGAAGTAACCATTTATCTTAAACCGGAATATTTTGGCAAAGGCATTGGCAAAGAAGTGATGTTTCAAATGGAGCAAAAAGCCCGGGAAGTTGGTATTGTTGTGTTAATGGGCATTATTACTGCCGAAAACGAAGCCAGCGTAAAACTGTTCGAACGTTTGGAATACGAAAAATGCGGGCACTTTAAACAGGTAGGAGAGAAGTTCGGGCGCATACTCGATGTGGTGGCTTATCAAAAATTGCTTGCTTAA